A region from the Lolium perenne isolate Kyuss_39 chromosome 4, Kyuss_2.0, whole genome shotgun sequence genome encodes:
- the LOC127332356 gene encoding phospho-2-dehydro-3-deoxyheptonate aldolase 2, chloroplastic, with the protein MALATNHAAAALSGGAVTQPRRAPSFLPLKRRTIRAVHAAEPSKATAATAAKTSSATVAPEKSAAPAPAPTKWAIDSWRAKKALQLPEYPNAAELESALKTIEAFPPIVFAGEARNLEERLADAAMGRAFLLQGGDCAESFKEFNGNNIRDTFRVLLQMSAVLTFGGQMPVIKVGRMAGQFAKPRSDNFEVKDGVKLPSYRGDNINGDAFNEKSRIPDPQRMIRAYTQSAATLNLLRAFAMGGYAAMQRVTQWNLDFTENSEQGDRYRELAHRVDEALGFMSAAGLTLDHPVMSSTEFWTSHECLLLPYEQALTRQDSTSGLFYDCSAHMLWVGERTRQLDGAHVEFLRGVANPLGIKVSDKMNPSDLVKLIEILNPTNKAGRITIITRMGAENMRVKLPHLIRAVRNSGQIVTWITDPMHGNTIKAPCGLKTRPFDSILAEVRAFFDVHEQEGSHAGGVHLEMTGQNVTECIGGSRTVTFDDLADRYHTHCDPRLNASQSLELAFIIAERLRKRRTRSSKLNSVLPLPSGF; encoded by the exons ATGGCGCTCGCCACcaaccacgccgccgccgccctatcCGGCGGAGCCGTCACGCAGCCCCGCCGCGCCCCGTCCTTCCTCCCGCTCAAGCGCCGCACAATCCGCGCCGTCCACGCCGCCGAGCCGTCcaaggccaccgccgccaccgccgccaagacCTCGTCGGCCACGGTCGCGCCGGAGAAGTCCGCGGCCCCGGCCCCGGCCCCGACCAAGTGGGCCATCGACAGCTGGAGGGCGAAGAAGGCGCTGCAGCTGCCGGAGTACCCGAACGCGGCCGAGCTGGAATCAGCCCTCAAGACGATCGAGGCCTTCCCGCCGATCGTCTTCGCCGGGGAGGCGCGGAACCTGGAGGAGCGCCTGGCGGACGCCGCCATGGGCCGGGCCTTCCTCCTCCAGGGCGGCGACTGCGCCGAGAGCTTCAAGGAGTTCAACGGGAACAACATCCGCGACACCTTCCGCGTCCTCCTCCAGATGTCCGCCGTCCTCACCTTCGGCGGCCAGATGCCCGTCATCAAG GTTGGGAGAATGGCCGGCCAGTTCGCGAAGCCGAGGTCGGATAACTTCGAGGTCAAGGACGGAGTGAAGCTGCCCAGCTACAGAGGGGACAACATCAACGGAGACGCATTCAACGAGAAGAGCCGCATCCCCGACCCCCAGAGGATGATCAGGGCATACACCCAGTCGGCTGCCACGCTCAACCTCCTCCGCGCTTTCGCTATGGGAGGCTATGCTGCCATGCAGCGGGTCACCCAGTGGAACCTCGATTTCACTGAAAACAGCGAGCAGGGTGACAG GTACCGCGAATTGGCACACAGGGTTGATGAAGCCCTTGGCTTCATGTCTGCAGCTGGGCTAACATTGGACCACCCGGTTATGTCAAGTACTGAATTCTGGACCTCTCATGAGTGCCTGCTCCTACCCTACGAGCAAGCTCTAACCCGTCAGGACTCAACCTCTGGTCTTTTCTACGACTGTTCTGCCCACATGCTCTGGGTCGGTGAACGCACTCGCCAGCTTGACGGTGCTCATGTTGAATTCCTCAGGGGTGTTGCTAACCCTCTTGGCATCAAG GTGAGTGACAAAATGAACCCCAGCGACTTGGTGAAGCTGATTGAGATATTGAACCCAACAAACAAAGCTGGGAGAATTACCATCATTACAAGAATGGGGGCAGAGAACATGAGGGTCAAATTACCTCATCTTATCCGTGCTGTCCGCAATTCTGGTCAAATTGTCACCTGGATCACTGATCCCATGCACGGGAACACCATCAAGGCTCCTTGTGGTCTAAAGACACGCCCCTTTGACTCTATTCTG GCTGAGGTCAGGGCATTCTTCGATGTTCATGAGCAAGAAGGGAGCCACGCAGGAGGTGTCCACCTCGAGATGACTGGGCAGAACGTGACAGAGTGCATCGGTGGATCGCGAACTGTGACCTTTGACGACCTGGCCGACCGCTACCACACACACTGCGACCCGAGGCTGAACGCCTCCCAGTCTCTGGAGCTTGCCTTCATCATTGCTGAGAGgctgaggaagaggaggacccgGTCATCGAAGCTTAACAGCGTCTTGCCATTGCCATCTGGTTTCTGA